A window from Micromonospora profundi encodes these proteins:
- a CDS encoding histidine triad nucleotide-binding protein, with product MGSDCLFCRIVAGEIPATVVRETATTLAFRDIDPKAPVHVLVIPKEHYADVATLGQGDPGLAGEVLATAAAVAEDEGLLGDGFRLMFNTGTYGGQEVFHVHAHLLGGAPLGPMLARSLA from the coding sequence ATGGGATCCGACTGCCTGTTCTGCCGCATCGTCGCCGGGGAGATCCCGGCCACAGTGGTCCGGGAAACCGCCACGACGCTCGCCTTCCGTGACATCGATCCGAAGGCGCCGGTGCACGTACTCGTCATTCCGAAGGAGCACTACGCCGACGTCGCCACCCTGGGGCAGGGCGACCCCGGGCTGGCCGGTGAGGTGCTGGCCACGGCCGCCGCGGTGGCCGAGGACGAGGGCCTGCTCGGCGACGGATTCCGGCTGATGTTCAACACCGGGACGTACGGCGGGCAGGAGGTGTTCCACGTGCACGCGCACCTGCTCGGCGGTGCGCCGCTCGGCCCGATGCTCGCGCGGAGCCTGGCGTGA
- a CDS encoding serine hydrolase domain-containing protein, with product MTSGPGAHDRLDRLVRRVQADARVPAVSAALHRVDRPLWTRTVGGTGTDSALGPRTQFRIGSVTKTFTAVLTLQCRDDGLLDLDDPVGRHLELPAHGELTVRRLLSHTGGLQREPFGDVWDTLAAPDAERLVAELARAERVLPSGRRFHYSNLGMAVLGLLVARLRGGSWAEVLTERVLTPLGLTDTTVTPLEAAATGFLVDAYSDEAHPEPPTDFGAVGPAAQLWSTATDMARWAAFLADPAALDPSGAVLAPGTLDEMRWPLTTTDETLWAAGFGLGLILIPQGERVVHVGHDGAMPGFLAAVYGRRGGDGTPGAMGAAVLGSSGTATELLDLPHRLLAEAVEHDPAEIEPWRPGAPAPAALRGVLGRWWGEGFEYVFSWHDGTLRARGAGDPAGRPPAVFAPLPDRPDVFRTVSGREVGELLRLTRDDAGTVVRMHWATYRFTRHQETFDRYDFRAGG from the coding sequence GTGACATCCGGCCCCGGCGCGCACGACCGGTTGGACCGGCTGGTCCGGCGGGTGCAGGCCGATGCCCGGGTGCCTGCGGTGTCGGCCGCGCTGCACAGGGTCGACCGGCCGCTGTGGACCCGCACCGTCGGCGGCACCGGCACCGACAGCGCGCTGGGGCCGCGTACCCAGTTCCGGATCGGCTCGGTCACCAAGACCTTCACGGCGGTGCTCACCCTCCAGTGCCGCGACGACGGCCTGCTCGACCTGGATGATCCGGTCGGTCGGCACCTGGAGCTGCCCGCGCACGGTGAGCTGACCGTACGACGGCTGCTGTCGCACACCGGTGGCCTGCAACGTGAGCCGTTCGGTGACGTCTGGGACACCTTGGCCGCACCCGACGCGGAGCGGCTGGTGGCCGAGCTGGCCCGGGCCGAGCGTGTCCTGCCGTCGGGCCGCCGGTTCCACTACTCAAACCTCGGGATGGCCGTACTCGGCCTGCTTGTCGCCCGGCTGCGCGGCGGCAGTTGGGCGGAGGTGCTCACCGAGCGGGTACTGACGCCGCTCGGGCTCACCGACACCACGGTGACGCCCCTGGAGGCGGCAGCGACAGGGTTCCTTGTCGACGCGTACTCCGACGAGGCCCACCCCGAGCCGCCGACCGACTTCGGCGCGGTCGGCCCCGCCGCCCAGCTCTGGAGCACCGCTACCGACATGGCCCGCTGGGCGGCGTTCCTCGCCGACCCGGCGGCGCTCGACCCTTCCGGTGCGGTGCTCGCCCCGGGCACCCTCGACGAGATGCGCTGGCCGCTTACCACTACCGACGAGACGCTCTGGGCTGCCGGCTTCGGGCTCGGGCTGATCCTCATCCCGCAGGGCGAGCGGGTGGTGCACGTGGGGCACGACGGCGCGATGCCCGGGTTCCTGGCAGCCGTGTACGGCCGCCGGGGCGGCGACGGCACACCAGGCGCGATGGGCGCCGCCGTGCTCGGCTCCTCCGGAACGGCGACGGAACTGCTCGACCTGCCGCACCGGCTGCTCGCCGAGGCCGTCGAGCACGACCCGGCCGAGATCGAGCCCTGGCGGCCCGGCGCACCCGCCCCGGCGGCCCTGCGAGGTGTGCTGGGTCGCTGGTGGGGCGAGGGCTTCGAGTACGTCTTCTCCTGGCACGACGGCACACTGCGGGCGCGCGGGGCAGGCGACCCGGCGGGGCGCCCACCTGCGGTCTTCGCCCCGTTGCCGGACCGGCCGGACGTGTTCCGGACCGTGTCGGGCCGGGAGGTGGGTGAGCTGTTGAGGCTGACCCGGGACGACGCCGGAACGGTGGTCCGGATGCACTGGGCGACCTACCGGTTCACCCGCCATCAGGAGACCTTCGACAGGTACGACTTCCGTGCCGGCGGTTGA
- a CDS encoding PhoH family protein, with amino-acid sequence MTGTPPPGAPRVQTRITVPDPKIMVNLLGAGDEILRLVERSVTSDVHVRGNEITITGAPADNALAERVFSELLELIEKGETLTTDAVRRTVGMLEQGSAERPAEVLTLDILSRRGRTIRPKTLGQKRYVDAIDSHTIVFGIGPAGTGKTYLAMAKAVQALQAKQVNRIILTRPAVEAGERLGFLPGTLNEKIDPYLRPLYDALHDMLDPESIPKLMAAGTIEVAPLAYMRGRTLNDAFIILDEAQNTTPEQMKMFLTRLGFNSKIVVTGDITQVDLPGGTSSGLRVVREILENVEDVHFSQLSSSDVVRHRLVGEIVDAYARWDAERETQQAQAVHAVPGRPAQGGRAGRRR; translated from the coding sequence ATGACCGGCACCCCACCTCCCGGCGCTCCCCGGGTGCAGACCAGGATCACCGTGCCCGACCCCAAGATCATGGTCAATCTGCTCGGCGCGGGCGATGAGATCCTGCGACTCGTCGAGCGTTCGGTCACGAGTGACGTGCACGTGCGGGGCAACGAGATCACCATCACCGGCGCTCCCGCCGACAACGCCCTTGCTGAGCGGGTCTTCAGTGAGCTGCTCGAACTCATCGAGAAAGGCGAGACCCTGACCACAGACGCCGTCCGGCGTACCGTCGGCATGCTCGAGCAGGGCAGCGCCGAGCGGCCCGCCGAGGTCCTGACCCTCGACATCCTCTCCCGTCGCGGCCGCACCATCCGTCCCAAGACGCTCGGGCAGAAGCGCTACGTCGACGCGATCGACTCGCACACCATCGTCTTCGGCATCGGCCCGGCCGGCACCGGCAAGACCTACCTGGCGATGGCGAAGGCCGTCCAGGCGTTGCAGGCCAAGCAGGTCAACCGGATCATCCTGACCCGGCCGGCGGTCGAGGCGGGGGAGCGGCTGGGCTTCCTGCCCGGCACGCTCAACGAGAAGATCGACCCGTACCTGCGGCCGCTGTACGACGCGCTGCACGACATGCTCGACCCGGAGTCGATCCCGAAGCTGATGGCCGCCGGCACGATCGAGGTCGCGCCACTTGCCTACATGCGTGGCCGTACGCTCAACGACGCGTTCATCATCCTGGACGAGGCGCAGAACACGACGCCCGAGCAGATGAAGATGTTCCTCACCCGGCTCGGCTTCAACTCCAAGATCGTCGTGACCGGTGACATCACCCAGGTGGACCTTCCCGGCGGGACGAGCAGCGGCCTGCGGGTGGTTCGGGAGATCCTGGAAAACGTCGAGGACGTGCACTTCTCCCAGTTGTCCAGCTCCGACGTGGTCCGCCACCGGCTGGTGGGGGAGATCGTCGACGCGTACGCCCGCTGGGATGCCGAGCGGGAAACCCAGCAGGCGCAGGCCGTTCATGCCGTACCCGGGCGACCTGCCCAGGGCGGCCGTGCCGGCCGCCGCCGCTAA
- the ybeY gene encoding rRNA maturation RNase YbeY, with amino-acid sequence MSIEIANESGAEVDTDAVLAVARHALDEMGVNPLAELSVLLVDIDYMTELNHRWMGGDGPTDVLAFPMDEGSVDHGPGETAPAGGEPALLGDIVLCPEVAAKQAATAGHATADELHLLTVHGVLHLLGYDHAEPEEEREMFALQARLLASWRSTRNQ; translated from the coding sequence TTGTCCATCGAGATCGCCAACGAGTCCGGTGCCGAGGTCGACACCGACGCCGTGCTCGCTGTCGCCAGGCACGCCCTCGACGAGATGGGGGTCAACCCCCTCGCTGAGTTGTCGGTGCTGCTTGTCGACATCGACTACATGACCGAGCTGAACCACCGCTGGATGGGTGGCGACGGCCCGACCGACGTGCTCGCCTTCCCGATGGACGAGGGAAGCGTCGACCACGGCCCGGGCGAGACCGCCCCCGCAGGCGGCGAGCCGGCGCTGCTCGGTGACATCGTGCTCTGCCCGGAGGTCGCGGCCAAGCAGGCGGCGACCGCCGGGCATGCCACGGCCGACGAGTTGCACCTGCTCACCGTGCACGGGGTGCTGCACCTGCTCGGCTACGACCACGCCGAGCCGGAGGAGGAGCGGGAGATGTTCGCGCTCCAGGCCCGACTGCTGGCGAGCTGGCGGTCGACCCGCAACCAGTGA
- a CDS encoding hemolysin family protein: MAVDPQPVMSTSFLAVGPAAGLPDLQLIFFAAGLVVLAGVIAMTEAALAAVSPARAAELARDGVRGARTLQVVAGDVVRHLNLLLLLRLLAELTATTLVALVAVDSFGAGWRAALVTAGAMAVVSFVVVGVAPRTIGRQHAYAVGRAAAPLVRWLGRALNPLASLLILIGNAVTPGRGFPEGPFASQVELRELVDLAEQRGVVEHGERQMIHSVFALGDTIAREVMVPRTEMVWIEEGKTLEQALALFLRSGFSRIPVIGESVDDVLGVLYLKDLIRRSRGGDPDAEQLPVAELMRPATFVPESKPVDDLLSEMQAARNHLVIVVDEYGGTGGLVTIEDILEEIVGEITDEYDVERPPVERLGESSVRVTARLPVENLGEMFDTDLPTDEVETVGGLLAQSLGRVPIPGAQAEVAGLRLIAEGTTGRRNRIDTVLVSKVESGDEQDTAGRGQQAGPGDDPDHYRDEERQPADA, translated from the coding sequence CTGGCGGTCGACCCGCAACCAGTGATGTCCACTTCGTTCCTTGCGGTCGGCCCTGCCGCCGGCCTTCCCGACCTGCAACTGATCTTCTTCGCGGCCGGCCTTGTGGTGCTTGCCGGTGTGATCGCGATGACCGAGGCGGCGCTCGCCGCTGTCTCCCCGGCGCGGGCAGCCGAGCTGGCCCGTGACGGCGTACGCGGTGCCCGCACCCTCCAGGTCGTGGCCGGCGACGTCGTCCGGCACCTCAACCTGCTCCTGCTGCTGCGGCTTCTCGCCGAGCTGACCGCGACGACGCTCGTGGCGTTGGTCGCTGTGGACAGCTTCGGCGCCGGCTGGCGTGCCGCGCTTGTCACCGCCGGCGCGATGGCAGTGGTCAGCTTCGTGGTGGTCGGTGTCGCTCCGCGCACCATCGGCCGGCAGCACGCGTACGCCGTGGGGCGTGCGGCGGCGCCGCTGGTCCGCTGGCTGGGCCGTGCGCTCAACCCGCTGGCGTCGCTGCTGATCCTGATCGGCAACGCGGTCACCCCGGGGCGCGGTTTCCCCGAGGGGCCGTTCGCCAGTCAGGTGGAGCTGCGTGAGCTTGTCGACCTCGCCGAGCAGCGCGGTGTCGTCGAGCACGGCGAACGCCAAATGATCCACTCGGTCTTCGCGCTCGGCGACACCATCGCCCGGGAGGTGATGGTTCCGCGTACCGAGATGGTGTGGATCGAGGAGGGCAAAACCCTCGAGCAGGCGCTGGCGCTCTTTCTGCGGTCCGGGTTCTCCCGCATCCCGGTGATCGGGGAGAGCGTCGACGACGTGCTGGGCGTGCTCTACCTCAAGGACCTGATCCGCCGGTCCCGAGGCGGCGACCCGGACGCCGAGCAGCTGCCGGTGGCCGAGCTGATGCGCCCGGCGACCTTCGTGCCGGAGTCCAAGCCTGTCGACGACCTTCTCTCGGAGATGCAGGCGGCCCGTAACCACCTGGTCATCGTGGTCGACGAATACGGCGGCACCGGCGGCCTGGTCACCATCGAGGACATCCTTGAGGAGATCGTCGGTGAGATCACCGACGAGTACGATGTCGAACGCCCGCCGGTCGAACGCCTCGGGGAATCCTCGGTGCGGGTCACAGCCCGCCTGCCTGTGGAGAACCTGGGCGAGATGTTCGACACCGACCTGCCCACGGACGAGGTGGAGACGGTCGGCGGTCTGCTCGCCCAGTCACTGGGGCGGGTGCCGATCCCCGGAGCGCAGGCCGAGGTGGCCGGCCTCCGGCTGATCGCCGAGGGCACCACGGGCCGACGCAACCGGATCGACACCGTCCTGGTCAGCAAGGTGGAGTCGGGCGACGAGCAGGACACCGCGGGGCGCGGCCAGCAGGCCGGCCCCGGGGACGACCCAGATCATTATCGAGACGAGGAGAGGCAACCCGCCGATGCCTGA
- the era gene encoding GTPase Era: MRDPEPRPYRAGFGCFVGRPNAGKSTLTNAIVGTKIAITSNKPQTTRHVIRAVLHRPESQLVLVDTPGLHRPRTLLGERLNDLVRSTWTEVDVIGLCIPADEPVGRGDRFISGELAELKATVLAVVTKTDLVDKRRLAEQLLAVSEMGEFAEIVPVSAVSGHQVDTLVDVMTSYLPPSPQLYPDDMLTDDPEQVLVAELIREAALEGVRDELPHSIAVVVEEMIPEGRLTKIYADLYVERPSQKAIVLGHKASRLKEVGTTARRQIEELLGTRVYLDLHVRVAKDWQRDPKQLRKLGF, encoded by the coding sequence GTGCGGGATCCCGAGCCGCGCCCGTACCGGGCAGGGTTCGGCTGTTTCGTGGGCCGGCCCAACGCGGGCAAGTCCACGCTGACGAACGCCATCGTCGGCACCAAGATCGCGATCACCTCGAACAAGCCACAGACCACCCGCCACGTCATCCGGGCGGTGCTGCACCGACCGGAGTCGCAGCTGGTGCTCGTCGACACGCCGGGTCTGCACCGTCCCCGGACGTTGCTGGGTGAGCGTCTCAACGACCTGGTCCGGTCCACGTGGACGGAGGTCGACGTGATCGGTCTGTGTATCCCGGCCGACGAGCCGGTGGGGCGCGGTGACCGGTTCATCAGCGGTGAGCTTGCCGAGTTGAAGGCGACAGTGCTCGCGGTGGTCACCAAGACCGACCTGGTCGACAAGCGTCGGCTGGCCGAGCAGTTGCTCGCGGTAAGCGAGATGGGGGAGTTCGCCGAGATCGTGCCGGTGAGCGCCGTCTCCGGGCACCAGGTGGACACGCTCGTCGACGTGATGACGAGCTATCTGCCGCCGTCGCCGCAGCTCTACCCCGACGACATGCTCACCGACGATCCGGAGCAGGTGCTTGTCGCGGAGCTGATCCGGGAGGCGGCCCTGGAGGGGGTCCGTGACGAACTGCCGCACTCCATCGCCGTGGTGGTGGAGGAGATGATCCCCGAGGGCCGGCTCACGAAGATCTACGCCGACCTGTATGTGGAGCGGCCCAGCCAGAAGGCGATCGTGCTCGGTCACAAGGCGAGCCGGCTCAAGGAGGTTGGCACCACCGCCCGCCGGCAGATCGAGGAGTTGCTGGGCACGCGCGTCTATCTGGACCTGCACGTCCGCGTTGCGAAGGACTGGCAGCGCGACCCGAAGCAGCTGCGCAAACTGGGGTTCTGA
- a CDS encoding acyltransferase family protein, whose amino-acid sequence MRNRYLDLLRFLAIVRVVVYHVTGWASLTLVFPAMSVMFALAGSLMAASLTRSGPAAVGRRLRRLLPSLWVLAVVFVPAMLFTGLSLSPRVLLWLFPIADPPANNWGALALSVIWYLRDYLWFVLASPIAFWLFRKAPLPTLLAPYLLLLAIEAGIYQAPSPVLREFGLYFGAWMLGFAHQAGMLRRLAGRILYPLASVLALAGGAWLVTHPGPRGYDLNDNHLGNALWSAAFILIALGRGPAGMAWLERSRLADRAVTVVNRRALTIYLWHMPFVVALTPLVDVVGWSHQDPLGLAIRVLLVFVLVGLVTLAVGWVEDVAARRRPELIPAGSPQPIEPSSRPSAGPSIPAGAGSAGPPTAGLPSPGTAEPTGRSPVPQPRSGAEINAG is encoded by the coding sequence ATGCGCAACCGGTATCTCGATCTGCTCCGTTTCCTGGCCATCGTCCGTGTTGTCGTCTACCACGTCACCGGATGGGCGTCCCTCACCCTCGTCTTCCCTGCCATGTCGGTGATGTTCGCGCTGGCCGGTTCGTTGATGGCCGCCTCACTCACCCGCTCCGGCCCGGCCGCTGTCGGTCGTCGGCTGCGCCGGCTGCTGCCGTCGCTGTGGGTGCTGGCGGTGGTCTTCGTGCCGGCCATGCTGTTCACCGGCCTGTCGCTGTCGCCCCGGGTGCTGCTGTGGCTGTTCCCGATCGCGGACCCGCCGGCAAACAACTGGGGTGCCCTTGCGCTGAGCGTCATCTGGTACCTGCGCGACTACCTGTGGTTCGTGCTCGCCTCGCCTATCGCGTTCTGGCTGTTCCGCAAGGCCCCGCTGCCGACACTGCTCGCCCCGTACCTGCTGCTGCTGGCGATCGAGGCCGGCATCTACCAGGCGCCCTCGCCGGTGCTGCGCGAGTTCGGGTTGTACTTCGGCGCCTGGATGCTCGGCTTCGCCCACCAGGCCGGCATGCTGCGACGGCTCGCCGGTCGCATCCTCTACCCGCTGGCGTCGGTTCTCGCGCTGGCCGGCGGGGCCTGGCTGGTCACCCATCCAGGCCCCCGGGGGTACGACCTCAACGACAACCACCTCGGTAACGCCCTCTGGTCGGCGGCGTTCATCCTGATCGCCCTGGGTCGCGGGCCGGCCGGGATGGCCTGGTTGGAGCGCAGCCGGCTGGCCGACCGGGCGGTGACGGTGGTCAACCGGCGGGCGCTCACCATCTACCTCTGGCACATGCCGTTCGTGGTTGCCCTCACCCCGCTGGTCGACGTCGTCGGCTGGTCCCACCAGGACCCGCTGGGGCTCGCCATCCGGGTGTTGCTGGTCTTCGTGCTGGTCGGGCTCGTCACTCTGGCCGTCGGCTGGGTCGAGGACGTCGCCGCCCGCCGCCGCCCGGAGTTGATCCCCGCCGGCTCGCCGCAACCGATCGAGCCGTCGAGCCGGCCCAGCGCAGGCCCGTCGATCCCGGCCGGCGCAGGCTCGGCAGGCCCGCCAACCGCAGGCCTGCCGAGCCCGGGGACCGCCGAGCCGACGGGTCGGTCGCCTGTCCCGCAGCCGCGCTCCGGCGCCGAGATCAACGCTGGCTGA
- a CDS encoding DUF4097 family beta strand repeat-containing protein, which yields MAPQRIIAAPRRRTTTAVSLGLATTLILLAGCDNLAFRRLDFDDTEAAKITNIQVRGGSGDVVVRGTGPDTEVRIKRVVRYQGGEPKARYEIKDSELILDSDCGNRCSVSYEVTAPPGVIVEGEGGSGNVDLSQVGAVKLRWGSGEVRVAGVSGAVDVETGSGNIELSEASTSVRLRAGSGNVNARRISGATDAEAGSGNVTIELETQVSARVHTSSGNATLLVPSGSYRVRTSTGSGETEVTVVNDPNSSVVLDGSTGSGNVMISQR from the coding sequence ATGGCACCACAACGGATCATCGCTGCCCCTCGCCGCCGCACCACCACGGCCGTCTCATTGGGGTTAGCCACCACCCTCATCCTGCTCGCCGGGTGCGACAACCTGGCCTTCCGGCGGCTCGACTTCGACGACACCGAAGCCGCGAAGATCACCAACATCCAGGTACGGGGTGGCTCCGGCGACGTGGTGGTCCGGGGCACCGGCCCGGACACCGAGGTACGGATCAAGCGGGTGGTGCGTTACCAGGGCGGCGAGCCCAAGGCGCGGTACGAGATCAAGGACAGCGAACTGATCCTCGACAGCGACTGCGGCAACCGGTGCAGCGTCTCCTACGAGGTGACCGCTCCGCCGGGCGTGATCGTGGAGGGTGAGGGCGGCTCCGGCAACGTCGATTTGAGCCAGGTCGGCGCGGTGAAGCTGCGGTGGGGTTCGGGCGAGGTGCGGGTCGCCGGGGTCTCCGGGGCGGTCGACGTGGAGACCGGCTCCGGCAACATCGAGCTCAGCGAGGCCAGCACGTCGGTACGACTGCGTGCCGGGTCCGGCAACGTCAACGCCCGCAGGATCAGCGGTGCCACGGATGCCGAGGCCGGCTCGGGCAACGTCACCATCGAGTTGGAGACGCAGGTCTCGGCCCGGGTGCACACCTCCAGCGGAAACGCCACGCTGCTGGTGCCCTCCGGCAGCTACCGCGTCCGCACCAGCACCGGCTCCGGCGAGACGGAGGTCACAGTCGTCAACGACCCGAACTCGTCGGTGGTGCTGGACGGGTCGACAGGCAGCGGCAACGTCATGATCAGCCAGCGTTGA
- the recO gene encoding DNA repair protein RecO, which yields MAGYRRQLYRDDAVVLRVQKLGESDRIITLLTRRHGRLRAVARGVRRTTSKFGARLEPFGHVDLQLAGDPKGNHGSSLHTVSQVEGIDLYGKRFLGDYSRYTAASAIAETAERLTPVEREPSLRLFQLTVGALKALSRGEHATTLVLDAYLLRGMALAGWAPALVACAVCGTPGRHRAFSVPAGGAVCPDCRPPGAAHPAPATIDLMSALATGDWVVADATETGVRRECSGLVAAHLQWHLERALRSLPLVDRGPSAAGSAPLPDDDAGAVAPRPRRDGAAGVDGANRERAE from the coding sequence ATGGCCGGGTATCGCCGACAGCTCTACCGCGACGACGCGGTGGTGCTGCGTGTGCAGAAACTCGGCGAGTCCGACCGGATCATCACACTGCTCACTCGCCGGCACGGCCGACTGCGCGCCGTGGCCCGGGGCGTCCGGCGCACCACAAGCAAGTTCGGCGCCCGACTGGAGCCGTTCGGCCACGTCGACCTCCAACTCGCCGGTGACCCCAAGGGCAACCACGGCAGTTCGCTGCACACCGTCAGCCAGGTCGAGGGCATCGACCTCTACGGCAAGCGGTTCCTCGGCGACTATTCCCGCTACACGGCGGCAAGCGCGATCGCCGAGACCGCCGAGCGGCTGACGCCTGTCGAGCGGGAGCCCTCGCTGCGACTGTTCCAGCTCACAGTGGGCGCCCTGAAGGCGCTGTCCCGGGGCGAGCACGCCACCACCCTGGTGCTCGACGCGTACCTGCTGCGGGGTATGGCCCTTGCGGGCTGGGCGCCCGCGCTTGTCGCCTGCGCGGTCTGCGGCACCCCCGGGCGGCACCGCGCGTTCTCCGTGCCGGCCGGCGGCGCCGTCTGCCCGGACTGCCGGCCACCCGGCGCGGCCCACCCCGCGCCGGCCACCATCGACCTGATGTCCGCGTTGGCCACCGGCGACTGGGTGGTCGCCGACGCCACCGAGACCGGTGTACGCCGGGAGTGCAGCGGCCTTGTCGCAGCGCACCTGCAGTGGCACCTGGAACGCGCGCTACGCTCGCTGCCGCTGGTCGATCGGGGTCCCTCGGCGGCCGGCTCGGCCCCGCTGCCGGACGACGACGCCGGGGCCGTGGCGCCTCGGCCACGCCGTGACGGTGCGGCCGGGGTGGACGGTGCGAACAGGGAGAGAGCCGAGTGA
- a CDS encoding isoprenyl transferase, with product MIRSTRAGRREPTPPTPHPSGARPPALPTEAVPKHVAVVMDGNGRWAKERGLPRTKGHEAGEHSLFDTIEGAIEMGIPYLSAYAFSTENWRRSPDEVRFLMGFNRDVIRRRRDQLVDLGVRVVWSGRPGRLWKSVISELQTAEEMSRGNSTLTLQFCVNYGGQAEIGDAAAAIARDVAAGRLDPAKVSEKTVAKYLYHPEIPEVDLFLRPSGEERISNFLLWQTAYAELVFLDTLWPDFDRRHLWYACELYAQRDRRFGGALPNPVAPVG from the coding sequence GTGATTCGATCGACGAGGGCCGGCCGGCGTGAGCCGACGCCACCGACACCGCACCCGTCGGGTGCCCGGCCGCCGGCGCTGCCCACCGAGGCGGTGCCGAAGCACGTGGCAGTGGTGATGGACGGCAACGGCCGGTGGGCCAAGGAACGCGGGCTGCCCCGCACCAAGGGCCACGAGGCGGGGGAGCACAGCCTCTTCGACACCATCGAAGGCGCCATCGAGATGGGCATCCCCTACCTGTCGGCGTACGCGTTCTCCACCGAGAACTGGCGGCGCTCACCGGACGAGGTCCGGTTCCTGATGGGCTTCAACCGCGATGTCATCCGCCGCCGCCGTGACCAGCTGGTCGACCTCGGTGTCCGGGTGGTCTGGTCGGGCCGGCCCGGCCGGTTGTGGAAGAGCGTCATCTCCGAGTTGCAGACCGCCGAGGAGATGTCCCGGGGCAACTCGACGCTGACCCTCCAGTTCTGCGTCAACTACGGCGGGCAGGCCGAGATCGGCGATGCCGCCGCCGCGATCGCCCGGGACGTGGCCGCCGGCCGGCTCGATCCGGCGAAGGTCTCCGAGAAGACCGTGGCGAAATACCTGTACCACCCGGAGATCCCGGAAGTGGACCTGTTCCTGCGCCCCTCCGGGGAGGAACGGATCTCCAACTTCCTGCTCTGGCAGACCGCGTACGCCGAACTGGTCTTCCTGGACACGCTCTGGCCGGACTTCGACCGCCGACACCTCTGGTACGCCTGCGAGCTGTACGCCCAGCGGGACCGCCGCTTCGGAGGCGCGCTGCCCAACCCTGTCGCCCCGGTGGGCTGA
- a CDS encoding pirin family protein: MTAPAPAVDLRRAEDRFATRISWLDSKHSFSFSRHYDPANTHHGLLLVNNDDVVHPGAGFETHPHQDMEIITWVLRGSLVHQDSTGHSGVIYPGLAQRMSAGTGILHSEKNDAWRLNHQEPHNDPVHFVQMWVLPDEQGIEPGYEQLEIEDELLRGGLVPVASGMDRYDGASAIRIRNRYATLHAARLTPGDEVTLPDAPFVHLYVPNGTVTLEGSGPLGTGDAARLTRTGGRRVTADEPAEILVWEMHATLA, encoded by the coding sequence GTGACCGCGCCCGCACCTGCGGTCGACCTGCGCCGCGCCGAAGACCGCTTCGCCACCCGGATCTCCTGGCTGGACTCCAAGCATTCGTTCTCGTTCTCCCGGCACTACGACCCGGCCAACACCCACCACGGTCTGCTGCTTGTCAACAACGACGACGTCGTCCACCCCGGCGCCGGCTTCGAGACGCACCCACACCAGGACATGGAGATCATCACCTGGGTGCTGCGCGGCTCCCTGGTGCACCAGGACTCCACAGGCCACTCGGGAGTGATCTACCCGGGTCTGGCGCAGCGGATGAGCGCGGGCACGGGCATCCTGCACTCGGAGAAGAACGACGCCTGGCGGCTCAACCACCAGGAGCCGCACAACGACCCCGTGCACTTCGTGCAGATGTGGGTGCTCCCCGACGAACAGGGCATCGAGCCTGGCTACGAGCAGCTGGAGATCGAGGACGAGTTGCTGCGGGGCGGTCTCGTGCCGGTCGCCTCCGGGATGGACCGCTACGACGGCGCGTCCGCCATCAGGATCCGCAACCGGTACGCCACCCTGCACGCCGCCCGGCTCACCCCCGGCGACGAGGTCACCCTCCCGGACGCGCCCTTCGTGCACCTGTACGTGCCCAACGGCACGGTGACCCTGGAGGGCAGCGGTCCGCTAGGCACCGGCGACGCGGCCCGACTCACAAGGACCGGCGGCCGGAGGGTAACCGCCGACGAGCCAGCCGAAATCCTGGTCTGGGAAATGCACGCAACTCTTGCCTGA